A single Sorex araneus isolate mSorAra2 chromosome 8, mSorAra2.pri, whole genome shotgun sequence DNA region contains:
- the LOC101537877 gene encoding C-type lectin domain family 18 member A: MQWLGPSAGLGSRLPGLLLALLALLGIAWAELQQPQGQEEPPTVPGALSRKESFLLLTLHNRLRSQVHPPAANMRRMDWSESLAQWAQARAALCGAAAPSPASVPGVALHVGWNVQRLPLGSTSFPHVLGLWFAEGQRYSFAEATCAHNTTCTHYTQLVWATSSQLGCGRHPCSGAQAHMEAFVCAYAPGGNWEANGRPVAPYKKGAWCSLCSASVSGCFKAWDHTGGLCEVPRNPCRMHCRNHGHLNVSSCRCHCPPGYTGRYCQVRCGVSCVHGRLKEEECSCVCDIGFGGAQCATKVQFPFHTCDLRIDQDCFLVSSEADTYYGAKVKCQGRGGVLAQIESQKVQDILAFYLGRLETTNEVTHGDVETRNFWIGLTYKAAKDAFRWGTGEHQSFSSFAFGQPDNQGFGNCVELQASSAFDWNDQRCRTRNRYICQFTEAHTSRWDPGP; the protein is encoded by the exons ATGCAGTGGCTGGGGCCCTCCGCGGGGCTGGGGAGCCGTCTGCCCGGCCTTCTGCTggcactcctggcgctgctgggcATTGCCTGGGCAGAGCTACAGCAGCCTCAGGGGCAGGAGGAACCCCCCACAGTGCCTGGAG CCCTGAGCAGGAAGGAGAGTTTCCTGCTTCTCACCCTGCACAACCGTCTGCGCAGTCAGGTGCACCCCCCTGCGGCCAACATGCGGAGAATG gactggagcgagagcCTGGCCCAGTGGGCTCAGGCCAGGGCAGCCCTGTGCGGCGCCGCAGCCCCGAGCCCAGCGTCCGTTCCCGGGGTCGCCCTGCACGTGGGCTGGAATGTGCAGCGCCTGCCACTGGGCTCCACGTCCTTCCCCCATGTGCTGGGGCTCTGGTTCGCAGAGGGGCAGCGGTACAGCTTTGCGGAGGCCACGTGTGCCCACAATACCACGTGCACCCACTACACACAG CTTGTGTGGGCCACCTCAAGCCAGCTGGGCTGTGGGCGGCACCCCTGCTCCGGCGCCCAGGCCCACATGGAAGCTTTTGTCTGCGCTTACGCTCCCGG AGGAAACTGGGAGGCGAACGGGAGGCCGGTCGCCCCCTATAAGAAAGGCGCCTGGTGCTCGCTCTGCTCGGCCAGTGTCTCAGGCTGCTTCAAGGCCTGGGATCACACAGGCGGACTCTGTG AGGTCCCCAGGAATCCGTGTCGCATGCACTGTCGGAACCATGGTCATCTCAACGTCAGCTCCTGCCGCTGCCACTGCCCCCCTGGCTACACGGGCAGATACTGCCAAG TGCGGTGCGGTGTGTCCTGTGTGCATGGCCGGTTGAAGGAAGAGGAGTGCTCCTGCGTCTGTGACATTGGCTTCGGCGGGGCCCAGTGTGCCA ccaaGGTGCAGTTTCCCTTCCACACCTGTGACCTGAGGATCGACCAAGACTGCTTCCTGGTGTCCTCAGAGGCTGACACCTATTATGGGGCCAAAGTGAAATGCCAG GGAAGAGGCGGGGTGCTAGCCCAGATTGAGAGCCAGAAAGTACAGGACATCCTCGCCTTCTACCTGGGCCGTCTGGAGACCACCAACGAGGTCACCCATGGTGATGTGGAGACCAGGAACTTCTGGATCG GGCTCACCTACAAGGCTGCCAAGGACGCCTTCCGCTGGGGCACTGGGGAGCACCAGTCCTTCTCCAGTTTCGCCTTTGGGCAGCCTGACAACCAGGG GTTTGGCAACTGTGTGGAGCTGCAGGCCTCGTCTGCCTTCGACTGGAATGACCAGCGCTGCAGAACCCGGAACCGTTACATCTGCCAGTTCA CTGAAGCGCACACTTCCCGGTGGGACCCAGGGCCCTGA
- the EXOSC6 gene encoding exosome complex component MTR3, giving the protein MPGDHRRIRGPEESQPPQLYAAEEAETPAPRDPTRLRPVYARAGLLSQAKGSAYLEAGGTKVLCAVSGPRQAEGGERGGGPAGAGGEAPAALRGRLLCDFRRAPFAGRRRRAPQGGGEERELALALQEALEPAVRLGRYPRAQLEVSALLLEDGGSALAAALTAAALALADAGIEMYDLVVGCGLSRAADPAAAWLLDPTRLEEECAAAGLTVALMPVLNQVAGLLGSGEGGPTESWAEAVRLGLEGCQRLYPVLQQCLVRAARRRGAAAPP; this is encoded by the coding sequence ATGCCTGGGGACCACCGCCGCATCCGCGGGCCCGAGGAGTCGCAGCCGCCGCAGCTGTACGCCGCCGAGGAGGCCGAGACGCCCGCGCCGCGCGACCCGACGCGACTGCGGCCCGTGTACGCGCGCGCCGGGCTGCTGAGCCAGGCCAAGGGCTCGGCCTACCTGGAGGCGGGAGGCACCAAGGTGCTGTGCGCCGTGTCGGGCCCGCGCCAGGCCGAGGGCGGCGAGCGCGGCGGCGgcccggcgggcgcgggcggcgaggCCCCCGCCGCGCTGCGCGGCCGCCTGCTCTGCGACTTCCGCCGCGCGCCCTTCGCCGGCCGCCGGCGCCGCGCCCCGCAGGGCGGCGGGGAGGAGCGCGAGCTGGCGCTGGCGCTGCAGGAGGCGCTGGAGCCCGCCGTGCGCCTGGGCCGCTACCCGCGCGCGCAGCTCGAGGTGTCGGCGCTGCTGCTCGAGGACGGCGGCTCGGCGCTGGCCGCCGCGCTCACGGCCGCCGCGCTCGCCCTGGCCGACGCGGGCATCGAGATGTACGACCTGGTGGTGGGCTGCGGCCTGAGCCGCGCCGCCGACCCCGCCGCCGCCTGGCTGCTGGACCCCACGCGGCTCGAGGAGGAGTGCGCCGCCGCCGGCCTCACCGTGGCGCTCATGCCGGTGCTCAACCAGGTGGCCGGCCTGCTGGGCAGCGGCGAGGGCGGCCCGACCGAGAGCTGGGCCGAGGCCGTGCGCCTGGGCCTCGAGGGCTGCCAGCGCCTCTACCCCGTGCTGCAGCAGTGCCTGGTGCGCGCCGCCCGCCGGAGGGGCGCCGCCGCGCCGCCCTGA